One Halobacterium zhouii genomic region harbors:
- a CDS encoding Hsp20/alpha crystallin family protein — translation MSSDRRRRKLLDDRTERSKDVPVDVIERSDEYVVVAELPGYRKQDIDVTVKKSRVELVADPDEDGPTAGRPSVRRIVQLPEWVREKRARATYEKGVLRVRLPKRTKHPHNVDIE, via the coding sequence ATGTCCTCGGATCGCCGACGCCGGAAGCTACTCGACGACCGAACTGAACGCTCCAAGGACGTCCCCGTGGACGTCATCGAACGCAGCGACGAGTACGTCGTCGTCGCGGAACTCCCCGGGTACCGCAAACAGGACATCGACGTGACCGTGAAGAAATCCCGCGTCGAACTCGTCGCGGACCCCGACGAGGACGGGCCGACCGCGGGCAGGCCGTCTGTTCGCCGAATCGTCCAACTGCCCGAATGGGTGCGCGAGAAGCGAGCACGTGCGACCTACGAGAAGGGCGTGCTCCGCGTGCGCCTCCCGAAGCGCACCAAGCACCCGCACAACGTGGACATCGAGTAG
- a CDS encoding CDC48 family AAA ATPase, giving the protein MTEREVAATVREAAPRDAGRGVVRLPADARRELGVLSGDTVRVAGEESTVAKVWPAADDVASDELRADGETRANAGVRVGDTVHVTPADAGTATRIVVAPFAAHAQDDGSTADAVRRSLLDRPVSADERVKVDSLGDAGEFRVTDTAPEGTVVVDESTDVEVAESAVEPDDSAGGVGVTYEDVGGLGDELASVRELVELPLADPGRFRRLGIEPPKGVLMHGPPGTGKTLIARAVANEADAHFQHVSGPEIVRKYKGESEEQLREIFEDAAENAPAVVFFDEIDAIAAKREDTGDTERRVVAQLLSLMDGLEARGEVVVIAATNRPNDLDPALRRPGRFDREVEIGVPDEAGRREILDIHARGMPLADDVDLDALAARTHGFVGADLRALATEAAMAAIRRERENDAVDTVTAADFERALSGVEPSAMREVVAEQPDVTYEDVGGLDDAKQALSEAVEWPLRYPSLFDATDTDPPTGVLLYGPPGTGKTMLARAAGAESGVNVIRVAGPELLDQYVGESERAVREVFERARQAAPALVFFDEIDAVAAARGDGGHEVTERVVSQLLTELDGVADNPQVVVLAATNRRDALDPALLRPGRLETHVEVPAPDREARAKILAIHARDTPLADDVDLDGLAVDLDGFTGAELAAVVRAASMRAIRRTVDAHGEDAQRRAGDVAVAAEDFDAAVSDLLSNR; this is encoded by the coding sequence ATGACAGAGCGAGAGGTCGCCGCGACCGTTCGAGAGGCCGCGCCGCGGGACGCCGGCCGGGGCGTGGTCCGCCTGCCGGCGGACGCGCGCCGCGAACTCGGCGTGCTGAGCGGGGATACGGTGCGCGTGGCGGGTGAGGAGTCGACCGTGGCGAAGGTGTGGCCGGCGGCCGACGACGTGGCGAGCGACGAACTCCGTGCAGACGGCGAGACGCGCGCGAACGCCGGCGTCCGGGTCGGGGACACCGTTCACGTGACGCCGGCGGACGCGGGGACGGCCACGCGCATCGTGGTTGCGCCGTTCGCCGCGCACGCCCAGGACGATGGCTCGACGGCCGACGCTGTCCGCCGTTCGCTCCTCGACCGCCCTGTGAGCGCGGACGAGCGCGTGAAGGTGGACTCGCTCGGCGACGCCGGGGAGTTCCGCGTCACGGACACCGCGCCGGAGGGCACCGTCGTCGTGGACGAGAGCACCGACGTGGAGGTGGCCGAGTCGGCCGTCGAGCCGGACGACTCGGCTGGCGGCGTCGGCGTCACCTACGAGGACGTCGGTGGACTCGGCGACGAACTCGCGTCCGTCCGCGAGCTCGTCGAACTCCCGCTCGCGGACCCCGGGCGGTTCCGTCGCCTCGGCATCGAACCGCCGAAGGGCGTGTTGATGCACGGGCCGCCGGGGACCGGGAAGACGCTCATCGCGCGCGCCGTCGCCAACGAGGCTGACGCCCACTTCCAGCACGTCTCCGGGCCTGAAATCGTGCGAAAATACAAGGGCGAGTCCGAGGAGCAACTCCGCGAGATATTCGAGGACGCCGCGGAGAACGCGCCCGCGGTCGTGTTCTTCGACGAGATCGACGCCATCGCCGCGAAGCGCGAGGACACCGGCGACACCGAGCGCCGCGTCGTCGCCCAACTCCTCAGCCTCATGGACGGCCTGGAAGCGCGCGGCGAGGTGGTCGTCATCGCGGCGACGAACCGCCCGAACGACCTCGACCCCGCGCTCCGCCGGCCCGGCCGGTTCGACCGCGAGGTCGAGATCGGCGTGCCGGACGAGGCGGGCCGCCGCGAGATTCTGGACATCCACGCGCGTGGAATGCCCCTCGCCGACGACGTGGACCTGGACGCGCTGGCCGCCAGAACGCACGGCTTCGTCGGCGCGGACCTGCGCGCGCTCGCCACGGAGGCCGCGATGGCGGCCATCCGCCGCGAGCGCGAGAACGACGCTGTCGACACCGTGACCGCGGCGGACTTCGAGCGCGCGCTCTCCGGCGTCGAACCGTCGGCGATGCGTGAGGTCGTCGCCGAGCAACCGGACGTCACCTACGAGGACGTCGGCGGCCTCGACGACGCGAAGCAGGCGCTCAGCGAGGCCGTCGAGTGGCCGCTTCGCTACCCGTCGCTGTTCGACGCCACCGACACCGACCCGCCGACCGGCGTGTTGCTGTACGGGCCGCCGGGCACGGGGAAGACGATGCTCGCGCGCGCCGCCGGCGCTGAGAGCGGCGTGAACGTCATCCGGGTGGCCGGCCCCGAGTTGCTCGACCAGTACGTCGGCGAGTCAGAGCGCGCTGTCCGCGAGGTGTTCGAGCGCGCCCGGCAGGCCGCACCCGCTCTCGTGTTCTTCGACGAGATCGACGCCGTCGCGGCCGCCCGCGGCGACGGCGGCCACGAGGTGACCGAGCGCGTCGTCAGCCAACTGCTCACGGAACTCGACGGCGTCGCGGACAACCCCCAGGTGGTAGTGCTCGCCGCGACGAACCGCCGGGACGCCCTCGACCCCGCGCTGCTGCGGCCCGGACGCCTCGAAACTCACGTCGAGGTGCCCGCGCCCGACCGCGAGGCGCGCGCGAAAATCCTCGCGATACACGCCCGCGACACGCCCCTCGCCGACGACGTCGACCTCGACGGACTCGCTGTGGACCTCGACGGGTTCACGGGCGCGGAACTTGCTGCGGTCGTGCGCGCGGCGTCGATGCGGGCGATTCGACGAACGGTGGACGCACACGGCGAGGATGCTCAGCGTCGCGCCGGTGACGTGGCGGTCGCTGCCGAGGACTTCGACGCCGCAGTCTCGGACTTGTTGTCGAACCGATAG
- a CDS encoding DEAD/DEAH box helicase — protein sequence MSESRGMDAFSHLGPVVREALSERGFSTPTEPQRRAIPPLAEGRNGLVVAPTGTGKTETAMLPVLNSIAEEGAPDGFAALYITPLRALNRDMRERLDWWGETLGIDVDVRHGDTTDYQRQKQANDPPDVLVTTPETLQAMLTGEKLRDGLADVRHVVIDEVHELAGAKRGAQLSIGLERLVELAGNFQRIGLSATIGDPSEVAAFLTGNRGCEVVEVDVASKVEFSVREPEVTRADERMGNELMTSPGMASHVRAIREIVEEHDSVLAFVNTRQTAEALGSRFKELDANIGVHHGSLSKEARIDVEEEFKAGELDGLLCTSSMELGIDVGRIDHVVQYQSPREVARLLQRVGRAGHRRDEVSEGTIITGHPDDTFEALAIARRAAEGDVEVTQIHHGSLDTVANQIVGIAMDFGETSARHAYQIVTRAYPFSDLDEETFREVAMELHHNRVVYVDDDEDTISKSGGTWQYYYANLSMIPDEETYGVYDMAAGRQVGTLDERFVVNFAEPGATFVQRGEMWRVAEVDEEEERVNVSPIEDPAGEVPSWVGQEIPVPFDVAQEVGEIRGVAGSQFEAGGTRDGVAREFTARYPTDDYTAGEAVEQVERQVDAETPVPTDDRIVVEQQGGTIVLNAAHGHEANETIGRLVSALLGQRTGSSVGLDVGPYRVELEVPTRVSANDVVDLLHDTDPAHVESLLELSLKRSDTLKFTLAQVAAKFGALKRWKGRDGVGLSRLLGALEDTPVYDEAMREVFHTDLDVERASAVLRDIQSGDLDVEIIGEHTPIGVDGRSSGQELLTPENADASVVQAIRERIQDDRVKLFCTHCQDWEHTTKVRRVTDQPECPRCESTRIAALSPWADDAVKAVRANDRDDEQKSRTERVFRNASIVQSHGKRAVIALVARGVGPQNAARVINRHREDEADFYRDILEREREYARTKAFW from the coding sequence ATGAGTGAGTCGCGGGGGATGGACGCGTTCTCGCACCTCGGGCCGGTGGTTCGCGAGGCGCTCTCCGAGCGCGGATTCAGTACGCCGACGGAGCCACAGCGCCGGGCAATCCCACCGCTCGCGGAGGGCCGGAACGGCCTCGTCGTGGCGCCCACCGGGACGGGGAAAACCGAGACGGCGATGCTCCCCGTGTTGAATTCGATAGCCGAGGAGGGCGCGCCCGACGGGTTCGCAGCGCTGTACATCACGCCGCTTCGCGCGCTGAACCGGGATATGCGCGAGCGCCTGGACTGGTGGGGGGAGACGCTCGGCATCGACGTGGACGTGCGCCACGGCGACACGACGGACTACCAGCGCCAGAAGCAGGCCAACGACCCGCCGGACGTGCTGGTGACGACGCCGGAGACGCTGCAGGCGATGCTCACGGGCGAGAAGTTGCGGGACGGCCTCGCGGACGTGCGCCACGTGGTCATCGACGAGGTACACGAGTTGGCGGGCGCGAAGCGCGGCGCACAGCTTTCCATCGGGCTGGAGCGACTCGTCGAGTTGGCGGGGAACTTCCAGCGCATCGGGCTGTCGGCGACTATCGGCGACCCGAGCGAGGTCGCGGCGTTCCTGACCGGGAACCGGGGCTGTGAGGTCGTCGAGGTCGACGTGGCGTCGAAAGTCGAGTTCTCGGTGCGCGAACCGGAGGTGACGCGGGCCGACGAGCGCATGGGCAACGAACTGATGACGAGCCCCGGGATGGCGAGCCACGTGCGCGCAATCCGCGAGATCGTCGAGGAGCACGACTCCGTGCTCGCGTTCGTGAACACCCGGCAGACCGCGGAAGCGCTGGGGTCGCGGTTCAAGGAACTGGACGCGAACATCGGCGTCCACCACGGCAGCCTCTCGAAGGAGGCCCGCATCGACGTGGAGGAGGAGTTCAAGGCCGGCGAATTGGATGGCTTGCTCTGCACTTCGTCGATGGAGCTCGGCATCGACGTGGGGCGCATCGACCACGTCGTCCAGTACCAGAGCCCTCGGGAGGTCGCTCGCCTCCTCCAGCGCGTCGGGCGCGCGGGCCACCGCCGGGACGAGGTGAGCGAGGGCACCATCATCACCGGCCACCCCGACGACACGTTCGAGGCGCTCGCCATCGCGCGCCGGGCGGCCGAGGGCGACGTGGAGGTCACGCAGATCCACCACGGCAGCCTCGACACGGTGGCGAACCAGATTGTGGGCATCGCGATGGATTTCGGAGAGACGTCCGCGCGCCACGCCTATCAGATTGTCACGCGGGCGTACCCGTTCAGCGACCTCGACGAGGAGACGTTCCGCGAAGTGGCGATGGAACTCCACCACAACCGCGTCGTCTACGTGGACGACGACGAGGACACCATCTCGAAGTCCGGCGGGACGTGGCAGTACTACTACGCGAACCTCTCGATGATCCCCGACGAGGAGACCTACGGCGTCTACGACATGGCGGCGGGACGGCAGGTCGGGACGCTGGACGAGCGGTTCGTCGTGAACTTCGCCGAGCCGGGTGCGACGTTCGTGCAGCGCGGCGAGATGTGGCGCGTCGCGGAGGTCGACGAGGAGGAAGAACGCGTGAACGTCTCGCCCATCGAGGACCCCGCCGGTGAAGTTCCCTCCTGGGTCGGCCAGGAGATTCCGGTGCCCTTCGACGTCGCCCAGGAGGTCGGCGAGATTCGCGGTGTCGCTGGCTCGCAGTTCGAAGCAGGCGGAACCCGAGACGGAGTCGCCCGCGAGTTCACGGCGCGCTACCCGACCGACGACTACACTGCGGGAGAGGCCGTCGAACAGGTCGAGCGACAGGTCGACGCGGAGACGCCGGTGCCCACCGACGACCGAATCGTCGTCGAGCAGCAGGGTGGCACCATCGTCCTGAACGCCGCCCACGGCCACGAAGCCAACGAGACTATCGGCCGCCTGGTGTCGGCGCTGCTCGGCCAGCGGACCGGCTCCTCGGTGGGCCTGGACGTCGGTCCGTACCGGGTCGAACTAGAGGTGCCGACGCGCGTGAGCGCGAACGACGTGGTCGACCTGCTCCACGACACCGACCCCGCGCACGTCGAGTCGCTGCTGGAACTCAGCCTGAAGCGCTCGGACACGCTGAAGTTCACGCTCGCACAGGTCGCCGCCAAGTTCGGCGCGCTCAAACGCTGGAAGGGACGAGACGGCGTCGGTCTCTCTCGCCTCCTCGGCGCGCTGGAGGACACGCCGGTCTACGACGAAGCGATGCGGGAGGTGTTCCACACGGACCTCGACGTCGAGCGCGCGAGCGCCGTCCTTCGGGACATCCAGTCCGGCGACCTCGACGTGGAGATAATCGGGGAGCACACGCCCATCGGCGTCGACGGACGCTCGTCCGGACAAGAACTCCTCACACCGGAGAACGCCGACGCGAGCGTCGTGCAGGCCATCAGGGAGCGCATCCAGGACGACCGCGTGAAGCTGTTCTGTACGCACTGTCAGGACTGGGAGCACACGACGAAGGTCCGGCGCGTGACAGACCAGCCCGAATGCCCGCGTTGTGAGTCGACGCGCATCGCCGCGCTCTCGCCGTGGGCCGACGACGCCGTGAAGGCGGTGCGCGCGAACGACCGCGACGACGAACAGAAGTCCCGAACCGAGCGCGTGTTCCGGAACGCGAGCATCGTGCAGAGCCACGGCAAGCGCGCGGTCATCGCGCTCGTGGCCCGCGGCGTCGGGCCGCAGAACGCCGCGCGCGTCATCAACCGCCACCGCGAGGACGAGGCCGACTTCTACCGGGACATCCTCGAACGGGAGCGCGAGTACGCCCGAACGAAGGCGTTCTGGTGA
- a CDS encoding metallophosphoesterase, which produces MALVEPIPGEPAALADTGGPAGSGETALVVADYHAGIERSLRREGVEVQSRGPQRREHLLRLVDQTGADRVVFLGDLGHAIGTPEDPEAEELADLFDALPVPMTLVRGNHDGGLAEEFDVPVTPPGGTRIGDVGFAHGHTWPSREVLAADTVCVGHEHVSVRLEDDVGGARVERAWLRGPLDAAPFSEYYGEEVETNADLVVFPAFNDLSGGTWVNVDGQGFLAPFLPEACPDAEIYLMDGTRLGRFSSV; this is translated from the coding sequence ATGGCGCTGGTCGAACCGATTCCCGGCGAACCCGCCGCACTCGCAGACACTGGGGGCCCGGCGGGTTCGGGTGAAACAGCGCTCGTCGTCGCAGACTACCACGCGGGCATCGAACGTTCGCTCCGCCGCGAGGGCGTCGAGGTGCAGAGTCGAGGCCCGCAGCGCCGCGAGCACCTGCTCCGTCTCGTCGACCAGACGGGCGCCGACCGCGTCGTCTTCCTCGGCGACCTCGGGCACGCCATCGGTACGCCCGAGGACCCGGAAGCCGAGGAACTGGCGGACCTCTTCGACGCGCTCCCGGTGCCGATGACGCTCGTGCGCGGCAACCACGACGGCGGCCTTGCGGAGGAATTCGACGTCCCAGTCACGCCGCCGGGCGGCACCCGAATCGGCGACGTCGGCTTTGCCCACGGCCACACGTGGCCGAGTCGTGAGGTGCTCGCGGCGGACACCGTCTGCGTCGGCCACGAGCACGTGAGCGTGCGCCTCGAGGACGACGTCGGCGGTGCGCGTGTCGAACGCGCGTGGCTGCGCGGCCCGCTGGACGCCGCGCCGTTCTCCGAATACTACGGCGAGGAGGTCGAGACGAACGCGGACCTCGTCGTCTTCCCGGCGTTCAACGACCTTTCGGGCGGCACGTGGGTGAACGTCGACGGACAGGGCTTTCTCGCGCCGTTCCTCCCGGAGGCGTGTCCGGACGCAGAGATCTATCTGATGGACGGCACGCGACTAGGGCGATTTTCGAGTGTGTGA
- a CDS encoding Single-stranded DNA binding protein, whose product MSLDDHAEELASDLGVDKAEVKEDLQNLVEYSVPVEEAKQSLRRKHGGGSSGGSGGPTSASIGDIDTDTGNVTVTVTVLTAGKRSIRYQGDDHVIFEGELADETGKISYTAWEDFSLNPGDTVTIGNASVREWEGHPELNFGESSTVEAAAEPLDVSEEVGGDRSLSELAPGDRGRNVEVQVTEVETRTIDGRDGETEILSGVLGDDSARLPFTDWDPHAELEAGASVRLEDVHVREFRGVPSVNVSEFTTVRPLDRDVEVGGPTRLTVREAVGRGGAYDVELLGNVIEVRDGSGLIQRCPECGRVVQKGQCRQHGDVEAEDDLRVKAILDDGTDTVTAVLDRELTEMVYGGDIEDARQQARDAMDQEVVADTIAENLEGREYRVRGHLSVDEYGANLETIEFDAVDDDPAERAQAFLQEVDA is encoded by the coding sequence ATGAGTCTCGACGACCACGCCGAGGAGCTCGCCTCCGACCTCGGTGTAGACAAAGCGGAGGTCAAAGAAGACCTGCAGAATCTCGTTGAGTACAGCGTGCCCGTAGAGGAGGCCAAACAGAGCCTCCGGCGGAAGCACGGCGGTGGCTCGAGTGGCGGGTCGGGCGGACCGACGTCGGCGTCCATCGGCGACATCGACACGGACACCGGGAACGTCACCGTCACTGTGACGGTGCTGACCGCGGGCAAGCGCTCGATCCGCTACCAGGGCGACGACCATGTCATCTTCGAGGGCGAACTTGCCGACGAGACCGGGAAGATATCGTACACGGCGTGGGAGGACTTCAGCCTGAACCCCGGCGACACTGTGACCATCGGAAACGCGAGCGTCCGCGAGTGGGAGGGCCACCCGGAGCTGAACTTCGGGGAGTCCTCCACCGTGGAGGCCGCGGCCGAACCCCTCGACGTGTCCGAGGAGGTCGGCGGCGACCGCTCGCTCTCGGAACTCGCGCCGGGCGATCGCGGCCGGAACGTCGAGGTGCAGGTCACCGAGGTGGAGACCCGCACCATCGACGGCCGCGACGGCGAGACCGAGATTCTGAGCGGCGTGCTCGGCGACGACTCCGCGCGCCTCCCGTTCACGGATTGGGACCCGCACGCGGAACTCGAAGCCGGCGCGTCCGTGCGCTTAGAGGACGTCCACGTCCGGGAGTTCCGCGGCGTCCCGTCCGTCAACGTCTCGGAGTTCACGACCGTGCGGCCCCTCGACCGCGACGTCGAGGTCGGCGGGCCGACGCGACTCACGGTGCGTGAAGCCGTCGGGCGCGGCGGCGCGTACGACGTGGAACTGCTCGGGAACGTCATCGAAGTACGGGATGGCTCCGGGCTCATCCAGCGCTGCCCGGAGTGCGGGCGCGTCGTCCAGAAGGGCCAGTGTCGGCAGCACGGCGACGTCGAGGCCGAGGACGACCTGCGCGTGAAGGCCATTCTCGACGACGGCACAGACACCGTGACCGCGGTCCTCGACCGCGAGTTGACCGAGATGGTGTACGGCGGTGACATCGAGGACGCGCGCCAGCAGGCCCGCGACGCCATGGACCAGGAGGTCGTCGCCGACACCATCGCGGAGAATCTCGAAGGCCGCGAGTACCGCGTTCGCGGTCACCTCTCAGTCGACGAGTACGGCGCGAACCTCGAGACCATCGAGTTCGACGCTGTGGACGACGACCCCGCCGAGCGTGCGCAGGCCTTCCTTCAGGAGGTGGACGCATGA
- a CDS encoding ABC transporter permease: MDLSSLFRKELTWGRHKLLALFAVLVVLPAVFAYATFAFQHVLPTDAPIAIAPQTASVTRDDLNIAKAAVTFFSDPATYETKAAAMDALNREQVYTVLTVPPNLTDGSLGTAQFHVYVSGSVVPYQRPAQALTSITSYALDNTLPRDVTATRHVVGKKYSLSSYLVPTFVLTLVSLVALAYLPYTFDSEAAVLDRLRVETSLHAVVASKIAFFAGLLVVPLAVFDVVSASMGADLHVLSVGTVVVTLLTFCLLSLVAATVVLVVGFGAWGRIANLLVLGFVLTFSGLAYPVGFFSPARRWLVRHVPTHYAAIATRGYVLRGDPVTAYADWLLGLAAAVVVAAVAFSGAVELYERRA, encoded by the coding sequence ATGGATCTGTCGTCCCTGTTTCGGAAGGAACTGACGTGGGGGCGGCACAAGCTGCTGGCGCTGTTCGCGGTTCTCGTGGTTCTACCCGCGGTGTTCGCGTACGCGACGTTCGCCTTCCAGCACGTCCTCCCGACGGACGCGCCCATCGCCATCGCGCCCCAGACCGCGTCCGTCACGCGGGACGACCTGAACATCGCGAAGGCGGCGGTGACGTTCTTCAGTGACCCGGCGACGTACGAGACGAAGGCCGCGGCGATGGACGCGCTGAACCGCGAGCAGGTGTACACCGTGCTCACGGTACCGCCGAACCTCACCGACGGGTCGCTCGGCACCGCCCAGTTCCACGTGTACGTCTCCGGCAGCGTCGTCCCTTACCAGCGCCCCGCGCAGGCGCTCACCTCCATCACGTCGTACGCGCTCGACAACACGCTCCCTCGTGACGTGACCGCGACCCGGCACGTCGTCGGCAAGAAGTACTCGCTGTCGTCGTACCTCGTCCCGACGTTCGTGCTGACGCTCGTCTCACTCGTGGCGCTCGCGTACCTCCCGTACACGTTCGACAGCGAGGCCGCCGTGCTCGACCGACTCCGCGTCGAGACGTCCCTGCACGCCGTCGTCGCGAGCAAGATTGCGTTCTTCGCCGGTCTCCTGGTCGTCCCGCTGGCCGTCTTCGACGTGGTGAGCGCGAGCATGGGTGCCGACCTCCACGTCCTGAGCGTCGGCACCGTCGTCGTCACGCTGCTCACGTTCTGCCTGCTCTCGCTGGTCGCGGCGACCGTGGTGCTCGTCGTCGGGTTCGGCGCGTGGGGGCGCATCGCGAACCTGCTCGTGCTGGGCTTCGTGTTGACGTTCTCGGGGCTCGCATACCCCGTCGGCTTCTTCTCGCCGGCACGCCGGTGGCTCGTCCGCCACGTCCCGACGCACTACGCCGCCATCGCCACCCGCGGGTACGTGCTCCGCGGCGACCCCGTGACCGCGTACGCGGACTGGTTGCTCGGCCTCGCGGCGGCCGTCGTGGTCGCCGCGGTGGCGTTCTCGGGCGCAGTGGAACTGTACGAACGGAGGGCCTGA